From Staphylococcus sp. M0911, a single genomic window includes:
- a CDS encoding ABC transporter permease, with the protein MNKHKSVYIIVGFIFMMIVAIVVSLIPQQLNEALGLRPPSFNHLLGTDQLGRDFLLRLIQGSIVTIGLTMTVIVLSIGIGLILGLIAGIEGRWFDKSCMFLADLLLAIPSFIIALVVLSLVSDSMLGLLFALTIGWLGRYLRYFRNLTRDLQKQPFITYAVLSGNSKMKTTLVHTIPHLMSNILALITADIGKIMLSISGLAFLGLGIKPPTPELGTILFDGKSYFSAAPWLFFFPGLLLGGYALLFQMLNNKIMK; encoded by the coding sequence CCACAACAGTTGAATGAAGCATTAGGATTACGTCCACCTAGTTTCAATCATTTATTAGGAACAGATCAGTTAGGTAGAGATTTTCTATTGCGTCTTATCCAGGGAAGTATCGTGACGATTGGATTAACGATGACAGTAATCGTGTTAAGTATCGGTATCGGTTTAATACTGGGATTAATTGCAGGTATAGAAGGACGTTGGTTTGATAAAAGTTGTATGTTTTTAGCGGATTTATTATTAGCTATCCCATCGTTTATTATTGCTTTAGTTGTTTTAAGTTTAGTGAGTGATTCAATGCTAGGATTACTATTTGCACTCACAATAGGATGGTTAGGACGCTACTTACGTTACTTTAGAAATTTAACTAGAGATTTACAAAAGCAACCTTTTATTACTTACGCAGTATTAAGTGGTAATTCTAAGATGAAAACAACATTGGTGCATACTATTCCTCATCTAATGAGTAATATACTAGCCCTAATTACTGCAGATATAGGTAAAATTATGTTAAGCATTTCAGGGTTAGCCTTTTTAGGTCTAGGGATTAAACCACCCACACCTGAATTAGGGACAATATTATTTGATGGTAAGAGTTACTTTAGTGCGGCACCGTGGTTATTCTTCTTCCCGGGACTACTATTAGGAGGTTATGCTTTATTATTTCAAATGCTCAACAACAAAATAATGAAATAA
- a CDS encoding aldo/keto reductase has product MKTIKINETIEIPALGFGVFQIPQEQTKDAVVNAIQAGYRHIDTAQSYMNETEVGEGIKASGIDRSELFVTTKVWIENVNYEDTLKSIERSLERLQLDYIDLVLIHQPYNDVYGSWKALEELQENGKIKAIGVSNFGVDRVVDLGIHNKVQPQVNQIEINPFHQQEDEVQSLQKEGVLVEAWAPFAEGKNNLFSNETLQNIGDKYGKSIAQVVLRWLVERDIVVLAKSVNPERMKQNLDIFDFELTDEDKAQIATLDSNDSQFFSHADPEMIKALTSRRLDV; this is encoded by the coding sequence ATGAAAACAATTAAAATAAACGAAACAATTGAAATTCCGGCATTAGGATTTGGTGTGTTTCAAATTCCACAAGAACAAACAAAAGACGCCGTAGTTAATGCGATTCAAGCAGGATACCGTCATATAGATACAGCTCAAAGTTATATGAATGAAACAGAAGTAGGCGAAGGTATTAAAGCATCTGGTATTGATAGAAGCGAATTATTTGTTACTACAAAAGTATGGATTGAAAATGTTAACTATGAAGATACACTAAAATCTATCGAACGTTCTTTAGAAAGATTACAACTAGATTATATTGATTTAGTATTAATTCACCAACCATATAATGATGTTTACGGATCTTGGAAAGCGTTAGAAGAGCTACAAGAAAATGGAAAAATCAAAGCGATTGGGGTATCTAATTTCGGTGTTGATCGCGTTGTTGATCTAGGTATTCATAACAAAGTGCAACCTCAAGTGAATCAAATTGAAATTAATCCGTTCCATCAACAAGAAGATGAAGTACAATCACTTCAAAAAGAAGGTGTACTTGTTGAAGCTTGGGCACCATTTGCTGAAGGGAAAAACAATTTATTTAGTAACGAAACGTTACAAAATATTGGTGACAAATACGGTAAATCAATCGCACAAGTTGTACTACGTTGGTTAGTAGAAAGAGACATTGTTGTCTTAGCAAAATCAGTTAATCCAGAAAGAATGAAACAAAACTTAGATATTTTTGATTTTGAACTAACAGATGAAGATAAAGCACAAATCGCAACATTAGATAGTAACGATAGTCAATTCTTCTCACATGCAGATCCAGAAATGATCAAAGCATTAACAAGTAGAAGACTCGACGTATAA
- a CDS encoding ATP-binding cassette domain-containing protein, giving the protein MLTIKQLSKSIQHQPILKDITLDLTEGHLLICGKSGSGKSTLAKMIAGLDLDYTGQIKYNGISRKDTQTKRWMKQIQYVPQYQSNTLDHRKRVRDILLTPLKNHHFDPSTYHERITTVLKQCILPQSILDQRVSTLSGGQFQRLWIAKALIMEPQILILDEATTNLDIINEETILNMLKELTQIQMIIISHDPYVLDYFKGQRLDLDL; this is encoded by the coding sequence ATGCTTACAATCAAACAACTGTCTAAAAGTATTCAACATCAACCGATTTTAAAAGATATAACATTAGATTTAACAGAAGGTCATTTACTGATATGTGGAAAAAGTGGTAGCGGGAAGTCTACTTTAGCGAAAATGATAGCTGGATTAGATTTAGATTATACTGGCCAAATCAAGTACAATGGCATTTCAAGAAAAGACACTCAAACGAAAAGATGGATGAAACAGATTCAATATGTACCACAATATCAAAGTAATACATTAGATCATCGAAAAAGAGTACGTGATATCTTATTAACGCCGTTGAAAAATCATCATTTTGATCCGTCAACTTATCATGAGAGAATCACGACAGTGCTTAAACAATGTATTTTACCTCAGTCGATTTTAGATCAACGTGTAAGTACATTGAGTGGTGGCCAATTTCAGCGACTTTGGATTGCTAAAGCTCTTATTATGGAACCACAAATATTAATACTTGATGAAGCAACTACGAATTTAGACATTATTAATGAAGAAACGATTCTCAACATGCTAAAGGAGTTAACACAGATTCAAATGATTATTATCTCACACGATCCATACGTGTTAGATTACTTTAAGGGTCAGAGACTCGACTTGGATTTATAA
- a CDS encoding MerR family transcriptional regulator: MNTKEVVELMDISQDTLRYYEKVGVIPPVERDKNGYRIYQMKDLNWIYLVKHLRQAGVTIELLVEFCRLGQLPKDEAVQNQQKEVLNKQLEELDEHLKAIHNARELLKYKIETYDDHIAKINDEAAQEYNLKKIWENKRQ; encoded by the coding sequence ATGAATACAAAAGAAGTTGTCGAATTGATGGATATTTCTCAAGATACTTTAAGATACTATGAAAAGGTAGGCGTGATTCCACCAGTTGAACGTGATAAAAATGGGTATCGCATCTATCAAATGAAAGATTTAAATTGGATATACTTAGTTAAGCATTTAAGACAAGCTGGTGTAACGATTGAGTTACTCGTTGAATTTTGTAGGTTAGGTCAATTACCTAAAGATGAGGCGGTTCAAAACCAACAGAAAGAAGTACTCAACAAACAACTTGAAGAATTAGATGAACATTTGAAGGCCATTCACAATGCAAGAGAATTATTAAAATATAAAATTGAAACGTATGATGACCATATTGCCAAAATCAATGATGAAGCGGCTCAAGAATATAATTTGAAAAAGATTTGGGAAAATAAAAGACAATAA
- a CDS encoding ATP-binding cassette domain-containing protein, which yields MSVDRLSVFNNARTLLNSISVDIQKGAFHCVIGESGSGKSLLIRTILNMTSSELSYQGQIDINLANVDAVFQDTTSNMFQNIPLDKHFDMLYQAQSSKLTKSERCVQLIEMMTAFGLEEPQRLLKSYPFELSGGMAQRVALMMALISKPHCLVLDEPTSALDQKNSQKVMRYLSKIMKEKQMTMIFITHDLNLVEDYATHISIMKEGHLLENGTAKEILQHPKDDYTKKLIDIAHRRKQYAYNQTTV from the coding sequence GTGAGTGTCGATCGGTTAAGTGTTTTTAACAATGCGCGCACATTATTAAATTCAATTTCTGTAGATATTCAAAAGGGTGCGTTTCATTGTGTTATAGGTGAAAGTGGTAGTGGGAAGTCCTTGTTAATTCGTACAATATTAAATATGACTTCTTCAGAATTATCGTATCAAGGGCAAATTGATATCAATTTGGCCAATGTTGATGCAGTGTTTCAAGATACAACGAGTAACATGTTTCAAAATATTCCCCTTGATAAACACTTTGATATGTTATATCAAGCGCAATCATCGAAGTTGACCAAGTCAGAGCGATGTGTGCAGTTGATTGAAATGATGACAGCTTTTGGTTTAGAAGAACCACAACGCTTATTAAAATCTTATCCTTTCGAATTGAGTGGTGGTATGGCTCAAAGAGTTGCGCTAATGATGGCATTGATTAGCAAGCCTCATTGTTTAGTTTTAGACGAACCTACAAGTGCACTCGATCAGAAAAATAGTCAAAAGGTAATGCGTTATCTTTCGAAGATAATGAAGGAAAAACAGATGACGATGATATTTATCACACATGATCTTAATTTAGTAGAAGATTATGCGACACATATTAGCATTATGAAAGAAGGTCATCTCCTAGAAAATGGTACTGCTAAGGAGATACTTCAACATCCCAAAGACGATTATACGAAGAAATTAATCGACATTGCGCATAGGAGAAAACAATATGCTTACAATCAAACAACTGTCTAA